The proteins below come from a single Gammaproteobacteria bacterium genomic window:
- a CDS encoding argininosuccinate synthase, which produces MVKQKISKVVLAYSGGLDTSIILRWLQEEYGCEVVTFTADIGQGEEVEPARAKAQAAGVKEIYIDDLKEEFARDFVFPMFRANAIYEGEYLLGTSIARPLISKRQIEIANETGADAVSHGATGKGNDQVRFELGYYALKPDVHVIAPWREWDLNSRQKLLDYAEKHGIPIEKKRGTKSPYSMDANLLHISYEGDILENTWNAPEESMWRWTVSPQEAPDQATELVLSYRHGDIVAINDKSMTPAEVMEYLNKVAGANGIGRADIVENRYVGMKSRGCYETPAGTVMLKAHRAIESITLDREAAHLKDDLMPKYASLIYNGYWWSPERNMLQTLIDQSQQHVNGRVRLSLYKGNVIVTGRESTSDSLFDANIATFEDDAGAYNQKDAEGFIKLNALRLRIASKR; this is translated from the coding sequence ATGGTGAAGCAGAAGATCAGCAAAGTGGTTTTGGCCTATTCCGGTGGTTTGGATACTTCCATTATTTTACGTTGGTTACAGGAAGAATACGGCTGCGAAGTGGTTACATTTACCGCCGATATCGGCCAGGGTGAGGAAGTGGAACCGGCTCGCGCCAAGGCTCAAGCAGCGGGCGTGAAGGAAATTTATATTGATGATTTAAAAGAAGAATTTGCTCGTGACTTTGTTTTTCCCATGTTTCGGGCCAATGCCATCTACGAAGGTGAATATTTGTTGGGCACCTCCATTGCCCGGCCTTTAATTTCCAAGCGTCAAATTGAAATCGCCAATGAAACCGGTGCGGATGCGGTTTCTCACGGCGCCACCGGCAAAGGTAATGATCAAGTGCGTTTCGAACTGGGTTATTATGCGCTTAAGCCCGATGTGCATGTAATTGCGCCTTGGCGTGAGTGGGATTTAAACTCTCGCCAGAAGTTACTGGATTATGCGGAAAAACACGGTATTCCCATCGAGAAAAAGCGCGGCACCAAATCCCCGTATTCTATGGATGCCAATTTACTGCATATTTCTTACGAAGGGGATATCCTGGAAAACACCTGGAATGCCCCGGAAGAAAGCATGTGGCGCTGGACAGTATCACCACAAGAGGCGCCGGATCAAGCCACAGAACTGGTATTAAGTTATCGACACGGTGATATTGTTGCCATAAACGACAAGTCCATGACACCGGCAGAAGTTATGGAATACTTAAATAAAGTTGCCGGCGCCAATGGTATTGGTCGGGCCGATATTGTCGAAAACCGTTACGTCGGTATGAAGTCCAGGGGTTGCTACGAAACTCCCGCTGGGACAGTTATGCTCAAAGCGCATCGCGCTATTGAGTCCATCACATTAGATCGGGAAGCGGCCCACTTAAAAGACGATCTCATGCCTAAATACGCCAGCCTTATCTACAATGGCTACTGGTGGAGTCCCGAGCGTAATATGCTCCAAACTTTAATCGATCAATCGCAACAACATGTGAACGGCAGGGTACGATTGAGCTTGTACAAAGGTAATGTCATTGTCACTGGGCGAGAGTCCACATCGGATAGTCTGTTTGATGCCAATATCGCTACTTTTGAAGACGATGCCGGTGCCTATAACCAGAAAGATGCTGAAGGTTTTATAAAGCTTAACGCCTTACGATTGCGTATTGCATCCAAGCGCTAA
- a CDS encoding cyclic nucleotide-binding domain-containing protein — protein sequence MQTDAALNNLELLGQGSAFCDELCSMLEQMPMFRDLTRPEVEILSGYVQAFEAESGKTLFLEGEKGGFMCFLVSGKIDVIKESHLRERKTITTVRPGQTIGEMSLLDDMPFSATACAVEKTTVILITRRNFESFTEDHPALAIKMIRKVARLISLRLRQTTGILADYI from the coding sequence ATGCAAACGGATGCCGCACTCAATAACCTGGAGCTTCTCGGCCAGGGCTCTGCCTTTTGTGACGAACTTTGCAGTATGTTGGAACAAATGCCCATGTTCCGCGACCTTACGCGGCCCGAAGTAGAGATTTTGTCCGGTTATGTTCAGGCTTTTGAAGCGGAAAGCGGTAAAACCCTGTTTTTAGAAGGTGAAAAAGGCGGTTTTATGTGTTTTTTGGTGAGCGGGAAAATTGATGTTATCAAAGAGTCTCATCTACGTGAACGAAAAACCATCACTACGGTTCGTCCCGGACAAACCATTGGGGAAATGTCCTTATTGGATGACATGCCTTTTTCAGCGACTGCCTGCGCTGTCGAAAAAACCACAGTGATACTGATAACGCGGCGGAATTTTGAATCTTTTACTGAGGACCATCCGGCCTTGGCGATTAAAATGATTCGCAAAGTCGCCCGTTTAATCAGCCTGCGCCTGCGTCAGACTACCGGTATTCTGGCGGACTACATATAA
- a CDS encoding FAD-dependent oxidoreductase, with protein sequence MSESYVIKMPQLSDTMTEGVVVSWEKNIGDKVVRGDIVATVETDKAIMDVEVFREGYLSGPLAEVDSVVAVGEAIAYLVESKEEIKQVGDAAPVAAAPAVVDAPALLAAAKPEGASHVIKMPQLSDTMTEGVVVSWEKQLGDKIERGDVVATVETDKAIMDVEVFRDGYLSGPIAEVDSILPVGEAMAYLVDKPEQVLKEGAVATVTGKAASGDVTSPSDQEPRHQIAAAHPAPGHKAPARQQDLSGIHPAPRPDNKYATPYARKLAAALHVNLNTLKGSGPGGVIRAEDVRKAQPLERPSEIARQTPAHIMPEVQVPGHGRAMTAMERAVSHSMTASLTMPTFHVTVDAKPDALIKASKKKGISVTVAIAKACALAMKKHPTMNWCYQPVDKLVERDQVDIGMAVAAEGGGLVVPVLRHCESRSLEELNESWGSLVERARKRRLAPEEYANPTFMVSNMGMLGVSYFDAIPTPGTAAILAISSAGDKGMPLTVTADHRVVNGAEVAQYLNTLKNNIEHPETWMGSLGPAIPDGDWDYDVVVIGGGPGGEDCARDIASHGLKVAMINDAPFPGGECLWRGCIPSKAWRAAADRMRDRAHDEHLGVEGTTKAKLNWSKLEATRRSVLETRGQMALKTDMGVKIKVIQGFASFETEHRLFVDTSGNSDDPHRRAPLGDGSQGEHITFGVAVIATGAPPFVPPIPGVDLAMEAGQVLTSDTVWQLSEVPKKLGVIGGGAIGLEMAQIFQDFGSEVVLFEGQDRILAEVEPEIAKNLTAVLNEDPNLTIHTSVKVTEIKPKAGNRKAQIVYQDAEGKDQRYACDYIIMATGKRPVLEPLKLQNAGVQTDRGVITADAYCRTSIPHIFAVGDVIGGLMLAHTAGQQGRVAAATILGESMRYDQDKDSGVIFTRPEAAFVGLSVDQAKAKGIDAVEVKMPMNIDAKAMITNELHGMIKIVADKKNRRVIGVHFLADHADTLIGEGVMMVSGEMTLDQVAEAIHPHPTQTEMFGEMARRLLSRLRRSKKK encoded by the coding sequence ATGTCTGAATCATATGTGATAAAAATGCCCCAGTTGTCCGACACCATGACAGAAGGCGTGGTGGTCAGTTGGGAGAAAAACATCGGCGATAAGGTGGTGCGGGGTGACATCGTTGCCACGGTGGAAACCGATAAAGCCATTATGGACGTGGAAGTGTTTCGTGAGGGTTATTTGTCCGGTCCTCTGGCTGAGGTGGACAGTGTGGTAGCCGTGGGCGAAGCCATCGCTTATTTAGTGGAGTCCAAAGAAGAGATTAAACAAGTCGGCGATGCTGCACCGGTTGCGGCTGCTCCCGCTGTTGTTGATGCTCCGGCCCTGCTTGCAGCGGCGAAACCGGAAGGCGCCAGCCATGTGATTAAAATGCCACAGTTATCCGATACCATGACCGAAGGGGTGGTGGTGAGTTGGGAAAAACAACTGGGGGACAAGATTGAACGCGGCGATGTTGTTGCCACCGTGGAAACGGACAAGGCGATCATGGATGTGGAAGTGTTCCGTGACGGTTATTTGTCCGGCCCCATCGCCGAGGTAGACAGTATCCTGCCGGTAGGTGAGGCTATGGCCTACTTGGTGGATAAACCTGAGCAAGTGCTGAAAGAAGGCGCAGTAGCCACGGTTACCGGCAAAGCGGCATCGGGCGATGTGACCAGTCCCTCGGATCAGGAGCCCAGGCATCAAATCGCTGCGGCACATCCGGCTCCCGGGCATAAAGCGCCGGCGCGACAGCAGGATCTTTCCGGAATACACCCGGCACCTCGTCCGGACAACAAATATGCAACGCCTTATGCTCGCAAACTGGCGGCGGCACTGCATGTGAATCTCAATACTTTAAAAGGCAGCGGCCCAGGTGGTGTGATTCGGGCTGAAGATGTACGCAAAGCCCAACCGTTGGAACGGCCCAGCGAGATTGCCAGACAAACACCGGCGCATATTATGCCGGAAGTACAAGTACCGGGACACGGTCGCGCCATGACCGCTATGGAGCGGGCAGTAAGTCATTCCATGACGGCGTCACTGACTATGCCCACCTTTCATGTGACGGTGGATGCCAAGCCCGATGCGCTCATTAAAGCGTCCAAGAAAAAAGGTATATCGGTTACGGTTGCTATTGCCAAAGCTTGTGCCTTGGCTATGAAGAAACATCCCACCATGAACTGGTGTTACCAGCCGGTGGATAAGTTGGTGGAACGGGACCAAGTGGACATTGGTATGGCGGTGGCAGCCGAAGGCGGTGGTCTGGTTGTGCCGGTTTTGCGTCATTGTGAGTCGCGCTCACTGGAAGAGCTCAATGAGTCTTGGGGTAGCTTGGTGGAGCGTGCCAGAAAACGTCGTTTGGCCCCGGAAGAATACGCCAATCCCACTTTTATGGTATCCAATATGGGTATGTTGGGCGTGTCCTATTTTGATGCTATCCCGACACCGGGTACAGCAGCCATTCTGGCTATATCCTCGGCCGGTGATAAGGGTATGCCCTTAACCGTCACCGCTGACCATCGAGTGGTTAATGGGGCGGAAGTGGCGCAGTATTTAAATACGTTGAAAAACAACATCGAACACCCGGAAACCTGGATGGGCTCCCTGGGTCCGGCGATACCTGACGGCGACTGGGATTACGATGTGGTTGTCATCGGCGGTGGTCCCGGCGGTGAAGATTGTGCCAGAGATATTGCTTCTCACGGCTTGAAAGTGGCCATGATTAACGACGCACCTTTCCCGGGTGGCGAGTGTTTGTGGCGCGGTTGCATACCTTCAAAAGCTTGGCGTGCGGCGGCAGATCGTATGCGCGATCGAGCCCATGATGAGCATTTGGGGGTTGAAGGTACGACTAAGGCCAAACTGAATTGGTCCAAGCTGGAAGCCACTCGACGATCCGTATTGGAAACTCGGGGCCAAATGGCTTTGAAAACCGATATGGGCGTCAAGATCAAAGTTATTCAGGGATTTGCTTCTTTTGAAACTGAGCACCGCTTGTTTGTGGATACTTCCGGCAACAGCGATGATCCGCACCGACGAGCTCCCTTGGGGGATGGCTCTCAGGGTGAGCATATCACTTTTGGTGTTGCCGTCATTGCTACGGGTGCGCCGCCCTTTGTTCCCCCTATCCCCGGTGTCGATTTGGCGATGGAAGCGGGCCAGGTATTGACGTCGGATACAGTGTGGCAATTATCGGAAGTGCCCAAAAAGCTGGGGGTTATCGGTGGTGGAGCCATCGGTCTGGAAATGGCGCAGATCTTTCAGGATTTTGGCAGTGAAGTGGTTCTGTTCGAAGGTCAGGATCGCATACTGGCCGAAGTGGAACCGGAAATTGCCAAAAACCTCACGGCGGTATTGAATGAGGATCCCAATCTCACTATACACACGTCAGTGAAGGTCACTGAAATCAAGCCTAAAGCTGGAAATCGTAAGGCTCAAATCGTTTATCAGGATGCGGAAGGTAAGGATCAGCGTTACGCCTGTGACTATATCATCATGGCTACCGGTAAACGTCCGGTATTGGAGCCCCTGAAACTGCAAAATGCCGGGGTGCAAACGGACCGCGGCGTGATCACTGCTGATGCTTACTGTCGTACTTCGATACCGCATATTTTTGCGGTGGGGGATGTGATTGGCGGTTTGATGTTGGCACATACAGCCGGTCAACAAGGTCGGGTGGCTGCTGCAACGATTCTCGGTGAGAGTATGCGCTACGATCAAGATAAAGATAGTGGTGTTATTTTTACCCGCCCTGAAGCGGCGTTTGTGGGGCTGTCTGTGGATCAGGCTAAAGCGAAAGGTATTGATGCGGTAGAAGTAAAAATGCCCATGAATATTGATGCCAAGGCCATGATTACCAATGAGCTTCACGGCATGATCAAAATCGTGGCGGATAAGAAGAATCGTCGTGTCATCGGGGTGCATTTTCTTGCGGATCATGCGGACACCTTGATTGGTGAAGGTGTGATGATGGTCAGTGGTGAGATGACTTTGGATCAAGTGGCTGAAGCCATTCATCCGCACCCCACTCAAACGGAAATGTTTGGGGAAATGGCGCGACGCTTGTTGTCGCGGTTAAGACGCAGTAAGAAGAAATAG
- a CDS encoding alpha-ketoacid dehydrogenase subunit beta: MAELMYWEAIRRAHDEEMARDPLVICMGEDIGVAGGTYKATQGLFDKYGPERVIDTPISENGYTGLGVGASFIGVRPIIEIMSVNFAWLAMDQIANSAAKVRYMSGGQLTAPVVIRSPGGTAHQLGAQHSARMEKVFMGIAGLRVVTPSNPKQAYGLLKSAVRCNDPVYINEHELMYNMKGDVPDEEYFHPLEGSEVTREGKDITLIGYNISVHWCLQAAEVLSKQHGIEAEVLDLYALSPIDRAGIVASVSKTHKVVIAEEAEPAVGVASEVMAIINEECFYELDAAPVRVSAVNVPIPFNRGLEKASIPNAQDVLAAVLKVFGK; this comes from the coding sequence ATGGCTGAATTAATGTATTGGGAAGCCATTCGGCGTGCCCACGATGAGGAAATGGCCCGCGATCCTTTGGTGATCTGCATGGGTGAGGACATCGGTGTTGCCGGTGGTACCTACAAAGCCACTCAAGGTTTGTTTGATAAATACGGCCCCGAGCGGGTTATCGATACACCTATTTCCGAAAACGGTTATACCGGCTTAGGTGTTGGTGCTTCTTTTATTGGTGTGCGTCCCATTATTGAAATTATGTCCGTGAACTTTGCCTGGCTGGCCATGGATCAAATTGCCAACTCGGCTGCTAAGGTTCGCTACATGTCCGGTGGTCAATTGACTGCGCCGGTGGTAATTCGTTCTCCGGGTGGTACTGCCCACCAACTGGGTGCGCAACACTCGGCGCGTATGGAAAAAGTGTTTATGGGCATAGCCGGATTGCGCGTGGTCACTCCGTCCAATCCCAAACAAGCTTATGGTCTGCTGAAGTCTGCTGTGCGCTGTAATGATCCCGTATACATCAACGAACATGAGTTGATGTACAACATGAAGGGTGATGTGCCCGACGAGGAATATTTTCATCCTCTGGAAGGGTCCGAAGTCACTCGGGAAGGGAAAGACATTACCCTGATCGGGTACAACATTTCCGTACACTGGTGTTTACAGGCGGCTGAAGTATTATCCAAACAGCACGGCATAGAGGCCGAAGTGCTGGATCTGTATGCATTGAGCCCCATAGACCGGGCCGGAATTGTCGCTTCCGTCAGCAAAACTCATAAAGTGGTGATTGCAGAAGAAGCGGAGCCGGCCGTTGGTGTGGCTTCAGAAGTGATGGCTATCATTAATGAAGAATGCTTCTATGAACTGGATGCTGCTCCGGTAAGGGTGTCGGCTGTTAATGTGCCCATCCCGTTTAACCGTGGCTTGGAAAAAGCCAGTATCCCCAACGCTCAGGATGTGCTGGCTGCCGTTCTTAAAGTGTTTGGTAAATAA
- the pdhA gene encoding pyruvate dehydrogenase (acetyl-transferring) E1 component subunit alpha, producing MNMADKKRLLRSMLYARRFEERCYEAYVERKIGGFLHLYPGQEACAHGVMEAARPGHDYVITGYRDHVHAILCGADPKEVMAELYGKETGSSKGRGGSMHIFDVEHHFMGGYALVGGPFPLAAGIAKGIKLKGGDEISICFLGDAANNQGSFHESLNMAKVWQLPVLFVCENNLYGIGTRIDRSTAVIDQYKRVSGYDMPAAQVDGQDIEVVYEAAQKAVDHVRSGKGPYFLELKTYRYRGHSMSDSNAYRTKEEEEHWSKRDPIYILRDRLIEAGETSMDEYNQMDKGIIDEIENEVIKFAEESPEPKVEELEKYVLADNDPYVLGGK from the coding sequence ATGAATATGGCTGATAAAAAGCGGCTATTACGCAGCATGTTATATGCGCGCCGATTTGAAGAACGTTGCTATGAAGCGTACGTAGAAAGAAAAATAGGTGGTTTCCTACATCTATATCCCGGACAGGAAGCTTGTGCTCATGGTGTTATGGAAGCGGCCAGACCGGGTCATGACTATGTTATAACCGGTTACCGGGATCACGTGCACGCCATCTTGTGTGGTGCCGATCCTAAAGAAGTCATGGCCGAGTTGTACGGTAAGGAAACCGGTTCCAGTAAAGGTCGCGGCGGTTCCATGCACATCTTCGATGTGGAGCATCACTTTATGGGTGGATATGCCCTGGTGGGCGGACCTTTCCCCTTGGCGGCCGGCATTGCCAAAGGCATTAAACTCAAAGGCGGTGACGAGATTTCCATTTGTTTCCTGGGCGATGCGGCTAACAATCAAGGTTCATTTCACGAATCCTTGAATATGGCTAAAGTTTGGCAACTGCCGGTATTGTTTGTCTGTGAAAACAATTTGTACGGTATCGGTACGCGAATTGATCGCTCCACAGCGGTAATTGATCAGTACAAACGTGTGAGCGGTTACGATATGCCAGCAGCACAAGTGGACGGCCAGGATATTGAAGTGGTATATGAAGCGGCGCAAAAAGCGGTTGATCATGTACGTTCCGGTAAGGGGCCTTACTTTTTGGAACTGAAAACCTACCGTTACCGCGGACATTCCATGTCCGATTCCAATGCGTATCGCACCAAAGAAGAGGAAGAGCATTGGAGTAAACGCGATCCTATTTACATTCTTCGAGATCGTCTGATTGAAGCCGGTGAGACCAGCATGGACGAATACAATCAGATGGATAAAGGCATTATCGATGAGATTGAAAACGAAGTGATAAAATTTGCCGAAGAGTCGCCGGAACCCAAAGTCGAGGAACTGGAGAAATATGTGTTGGCGGACAACGATCCTTATGTATTGGGAGGCAAATAA
- a CDS encoding response regulator gives MEHFVFLETDRNLSAALPVDYHIPLVLLSIAVAIIASYTAFLVTERIAHDQRKAMHMLWAGTGSLCLGGGIWSMHFIGMLAAETQAAVQYDILITLLSLVPACLASLVVLYNGITPSKKHQLLLRGVIMGGGIGLMHYIGMSAMRMDAIARFSPSIVLVSVIVAVSLAYVSLRIKTWVDHKKNALTAYSRILAACAMGGAISTMHYTGMSAVYFFPGETTTIDQPSMAPATIAQIIFFTVALCSALLITAVIISRRLELLTQLTLSETRMRGILDNVAEAIVTINNKGRIKEFNKAAETIFGYSTAEVVNRNVNILMPEPYHTEHDQYLVNYLQTGVAKVMGKNRVVQGKRKNGDLLAIEFTLTEFETNGQKMFTGLLRDVTEKMAADAELHRHREHLEELVQERTRELTAARNAALAANTSKSQFLANMSHELRTPMNSIIGFTGRVIKKAAQNLPEKQLRNLQIVQRNAHHLLELINSLLDLSKIEAGKMEVFAEEFSINELVREVTDLTGSLVKDKGLTCNVKLPQQEVKLYSDRMKLKQTLINLIGNSIKFTETGNIGITVEKISGNDHAGSTFYQPYLEYVQIQIEDTGIGLKAEELQHIFEAFHQADGSLSRRSGGTGLGLAVSQRFIQLMQGQIHVASTAGEGSTFTVVVPVSIAETTQPPMELASTPQTSSPLVLCIDDDPESIELLLSYLEDEGFAAKGVTNGREGFELAKQLNPTAITLDVYMPREDGWSILKALKQEPKTRNIPVIMVTMIDNKALGYELGAMDYLQKPIEPEILIRSINALFKHQVKQVLAVDDDPEVRELITQVLEDENIEVTAVSGGAEALAVLQHTKPDVILLDLMMPRMNGFELAQLLKENQAWRNIPIVVVTAKQLTENERNMLGKWVQSIIEKQGMDTALLLKSINKALHSNQATAEVML, from the coding sequence GTGGAACATTTTGTCTTTTTGGAAACCGATAGGAACTTATCCGCCGCTCTGCCGGTAGACTACCATATCCCCCTGGTGCTGCTATCCATTGCTGTAGCAATTATCGCCTCTTACACCGCTTTCCTGGTAACGGAACGCATTGCCCACGATCAACGCAAAGCCATGCATATGCTTTGGGCCGGTACCGGCAGTCTGTGCCTGGGCGGCGGTATCTGGAGTATGCATTTCATCGGCATGTTGGCAGCCGAGACCCAAGCCGCGGTGCAATATGACATTCTCATCACCTTGCTATCCCTGGTCCCCGCCTGTCTCGCCAGCCTGGTGGTTTTGTATAACGGCATAACACCAAGCAAGAAACATCAACTGTTACTACGCGGTGTGATTATGGGCGGCGGTATTGGCCTGATGCACTACATTGGCATGTCTGCTATGCGTATGGACGCCATTGCCCGATTCTCCCCTTCAATAGTGTTGGTATCGGTCATTGTGGCAGTATCACTGGCTTATGTTTCACTAAGAATTAAGACCTGGGTGGACCACAAAAAAAATGCATTAACTGCATATTCACGCATTCTGGCGGCCTGTGCGATGGGGGGCGCCATCTCCACCATGCATTACACCGGCATGAGCGCGGTGTATTTTTTTCCGGGCGAAACCACCACTATTGATCAACCTTCTATGGCACCGGCTACCATTGCACAAATCATTTTTTTTACCGTTGCGCTGTGTTCCGCATTGTTAATCACTGCAGTAATTATCAGCCGACGCCTTGAACTCCTCACGCAATTAACCCTGAGTGAAACACGCATGCGCGGCATACTGGATAACGTAGCCGAGGCCATTGTCACAATCAATAACAAAGGCAGGATAAAGGAGTTTAACAAAGCGGCGGAAACCATCTTCGGATACAGCACCGCTGAAGTCGTCAATAGAAACGTCAACATACTCATGCCGGAGCCTTATCACACAGAGCACGACCAATACCTGGTGAATTATTTGCAAACCGGTGTCGCTAAGGTCATGGGCAAGAATCGCGTCGTCCAAGGCAAAAGAAAAAACGGAGACCTATTAGCCATAGAATTCACATTGACAGAATTTGAGACCAACGGCCAAAAAATGTTTACCGGACTGCTGCGCGATGTGACTGAAAAAATGGCCGCCGATGCGGAGTTACATCGGCATAGAGAACATCTGGAAGAACTGGTACAGGAACGAACCCGGGAACTGACCGCAGCTCGCAACGCGGCTCTGGCTGCCAATACATCCAAAAGCCAATTCCTAGCCAACATGTCGCATGAGTTACGCACTCCCATGAATTCCATCATCGGCTTCACCGGCCGCGTCATAAAAAAAGCCGCGCAAAACCTCCCGGAGAAGCAGTTACGCAATCTGCAAATAGTCCAACGGAACGCGCACCACCTATTGGAACTCATCAACAGCCTTCTGGACTTATCCAAAATTGAAGCCGGTAAGATGGAGGTATTTGCAGAAGAATTCTCTATCAATGAATTAGTCCGGGAGGTAACCGATTTGACCGGCAGTTTGGTCAAAGATAAAGGCCTCACCTGTAACGTGAAACTGCCACAACAGGAAGTGAAACTGTATTCCGACCGGATGAAGCTGAAACAAACGCTGATAAACCTCATAGGCAATAGCATTAAATTTACGGAAACCGGAAACATTGGTATCACAGTGGAAAAAATCAGCGGTAACGACCACGCCGGTTCAACATTTTATCAACCCTATTTGGAATATGTGCAAATCCAGATTGAGGACACAGGTATCGGCCTGAAAGCGGAAGAATTGCAACATATCTTTGAAGCGTTTCACCAGGCGGATGGCAGCTTGTCGCGTAGATCCGGCGGTACAGGCCTGGGGCTGGCCGTATCACAGCGTTTCATACAACTCATGCAAGGACAAATCCACGTCGCCAGCACAGCCGGTGAAGGCAGCACCTTCACCGTCGTTGTCCCGGTCAGCATCGCCGAAACGACTCAACCCCCTATGGAATTAGCGTCAACCCCTCAAACATCCTCCCCGCTGGTCTTGTGCATTGATGATGACCCGGAGTCTATCGAACTGCTGCTCAGTTATTTGGAAGACGAAGGTTTTGCCGCTAAAGGTGTTACCAATGGCCGCGAAGGGTTTGAACTGGCCAAACAACTCAATCCTACGGCGATTACGCTCGACGTCTATATGCCCAGGGAGGACGGATGGTCCATTTTGAAAGCCTTGAAACAAGAACCAAAAACCCGAAATATTCCCGTCATTATGGTCACCATGATTGACAATAAAGCCTTGGGTTATGAATTGGGAGCCATGGACTATTTACAAAAACCCATAGAGCCGGAAATTCTGATCCGTAGTATCAACGCACTATTCAAGCATCAAGTGAAACAAGTACTGGCGGTGGATGACGACCCGGAAGTTCGCGAATTAATTACCCAGGTGCTTGAGGATGAGAATATAGAGGTAACTGCTGTATCAGGGGGAGCCGAAGCTCTGGCGGTGTTACAGCACACCAAACCGGATGTAATCTTACTGGACTTAATGATGCCGCGAATGAACGGCTTTGAATTAGCTCAATTGTTAAAAGAAAATCAAGCTTGGCGCAATATCCCCATCGTCGTGGTCACGGCAAAACAACTCACCGAGAATGAACGCAACATGCTCGGCAAATGGGTACAGTCCATTATTGAAAAACAAGGTATGGATACCGCTCTATTGCTCAAGAGCATCAATAAAGCCCTACACTCAAACCAAGCAACAGCGGAGGTCATGTTGTGA
- a CDS encoding response regulator yields the protein MVEDYPDNMALIEEILEDEGYQILKAETAEKGFALLETETTDLILMDISLPQMDGLEATTLIKANPNTSHIPIIALTAHAMTTDREMALSAGCDDYITKPVDESKLLFAISELLQ from the coding sequence ATCGTTGAGGATTACCCGGACAATATGGCTCTTATCGAAGAAATTCTCGAGGACGAAGGTTACCAGATCCTGAAAGCGGAGACGGCAGAAAAAGGCTTTGCCTTGCTGGAAACCGAAACCACTGATTTGATTTTGATGGACATCTCCCTACCTCAGATGGATGGCTTGGAAGCGACCACATTAATCAAAGCCAACCCCAACACGTCTCACATCCCGATCATTGCTCTGACAGCACACGCCATGACAACAGACCGGGAAATGGCTCTATCGGCTGGGTGCGACGATTACATCACCAAACCGGTGGATGAATCCAAACTATTGTTCGCCATAAGCGAACTACTGCAATAG